TCCTTCTTTAAATAGTGGTAATGCTATTTCGGCATGTGCCCAACGGCCTCATCGCCTTCAATAATGTTATCGACACGAGGTTGCGAAGCTTTAGTGTTTCTGAAGATTTTTTTTGCTGGCGAGAAAATAAAAAAAGCGCCGACAGGCGGCGCTTTGAATTGATCTGAGTGCGAATTAACGCAGCAGGGACAGCATTGTCTGCGGAACCTGGTTGGCCTGAGCCAGTACAGAAGAGCCAGCCTGCTGCAGGATCTGCGCGCGGGACATGTTGGACACTTCGGTCGCGTAGTCGGAGTCCTGAATACGGCTGCGGGCAGACGTCAGGTTGCTCACGGTGTTGTTCAGGTTGGTGATGGTGGACTCGAAACGGTTCTGGGAAGCACCCAGCAGGCTGCGCTGAGAGTCAACCGCTTTGATTGCCGCGTCAACGTCTGCCAGCGGGGTGGAGCCAGAAGCTGCACCGGACGCGCCGCCAGTCACTTTGCCTTTCAGTACGTCGAAACCAACGGCTTCGGTGGTACGAACGTTGCTGTTAACGGTGTCGCCAGACGCCATCGTTTTGGTGTTCAGGGTGGTGCCGGAAGAGCCTGCAGCCGCCAGGTTGAAGCTGTCGCTGGAGCTGATTTTGATACCGATGGTTTCAGCGTCTTTAGAGCCAACCTGGAAGTTGTAGGTGCTGGTGCCGGAAGCGGTGTTCAGCACTTTGATGCCGTTGAAATCGGTCTGCTTGGTTACGCGGTCGATCTCTTTCATACGCTCGTTAACTTCCGCCTGGATGGAGTCAACGTCGGATGCGGAGTTGGAGCTGTTCTGCGCCTGAACGGTCAGGTCACGGATACGCTGCAGGTTGTTGTTGATTTCGCCCAGCGCGCCTTCAGCGGTCTGTGCCAGGGAGATACCGTCGTTGGCGTTACGTGCCGCTACGGTCAGACCGTTGATGTTGGAGGTGAAGCGGTTAGCAATCGCCTGGCCAGCAGCATCGTCTTTTGCGCTGTTGATACGCAGACCGGAGGACAGACGCTCGATAGAGGTGCCCAGGGAAGACTGAGACTTGGTCAGGTTGTTCTGAGTCGTCAGCGACAGGGTGTTAGTATTAATAACAGCCATGATAGTATTCCTTTGAAAAAGTTATCAGATTCAGGCATCTGCCTACGGCTTTCTCACCGTCAATGTGATTATCGACCGCCGTCGAATAACCTTTAGAAAAAATGATCGCTTTTTTAAAGGCGCAAACTGCCTGGTTTTTCTCCGCTTTATTCCGCCATTGTTTTTTGTAAAAGACACTAATCTTTTCGCTGTCGCTGCCGATAGAGCATCCAGTGATTGTCTCAAATGAAAGGATGTTATTATGGCAACAGTAAGTTCGCTCGGTGCCGGCACCAGCATGAGTTCGTCGTTAAGCACATTATATGATGGGCTGGAGGCTTCAGAACAAACCAGGCTGACGCCGATTACTCAGCAACAGACCTCTTATAAGGCAAAACTGACTGCCTGGGGCGTGGTGCAGACTGCGCTGACTAAGCTGCAGACGGCTGCTGACGCGCTGAAAAACACCTCTGCTATTGCCTCGGCTAAGGTTTCCAGCACCAATACCGCGTTCAGCGCCAAGCTTGCCAACAGCGCTACCGCCGGAACCTACTCCGTTGAGGTCAGCCAGCTGGCCGCTTCGCAGTCGCTGTTAAGCCCGAAGGCGAGCAGCAAGGATACCGATCTGGGCGACAGCAGCATGAGTTCGCGGACAATCACGATCACTCAACCGGGTCAAAAAGATCCGATGACGGTGACGCTGGCCAGCGATAAAACCAGCCTTGCGGATGTGCGTGATGCGATCAACGCCAAACAGGGCAGCGTCACCGCCAGCATTATTAAAGCGGATGATAACAGCTACTACCTGTCGCTGACCTCTCGCGACAGTGGTACCACGAATGCAATGACCATCAGCACTGACGACAGCGAGCTGGCGAAGTACATTAGCTATGACGCCACCGACAGTTCTAAGAGTGCGATGACCCAGCAGGTGGAGGCAAAAGATGCGATTGTTAAAATCAATAACATCTCCATCACCCGCAGCAGCAACACCATTACCGATGCGCCAGAGGGTGTAACCCTGTCGCTGACCAAAACCAACGTCGGCAGTCCAGAGACGCTGTCCGTTGTTAAGGACAACGAGCCGATGACGACGGCGATTCAGGCCTACGTTGATGCCTATAACTCGCTGCAGACCACCATCAATAACCAGACGAAATATACGGCGGTGGATCAGGGCAGCAACAGCCAGAGCACCTCGAACGGCGATCTGCTTGGCGACGGCACGCTGCGTAATATTCAGACGCGCCTGCGTTCGCAGCTCTCTACCAACCAGGGTAACGGGGCAATTTCTACTCTGTCGCAGATGGGTATTACCCAGGATCTGAACGGCAAGCTGACGGTCGACAGCACCAAGCTGACCAAAGCGCTGAACGAATCCCCAACCGACGTGCTGAATTTCCTCTCTGGCGATGGCAAAACCACCGGCTTTGCGACGCAGTCCAGCAGCCTGCTGAAGGATATCCTCGGTAACGACGGATCGCTGAAGAACGCCACCGATGGGATCAATAAAAGTCTTAAGCAGCTGTCAGAGAAGTACGATCAGGTGAATACCCAGATCACCGCGACAATGGCGCGTTACAAGGCGCAGTTTACCAGCCTGAGTACGCTTATTTCGTCGCTGGACTCCACAGGTAGCTACCTGACCCAGCAGTTTAATGCTATGAATAGTTAATGGATCAGAGTTGAGGTTTGACATGTATACAAAATCGGGAATTCAGGCTTATGCCCAGGTGGGTGTGGAAAGCGCCGTTCTGAGCGCTAGCCCACATCAACTGGTGGTGCTGCTCTTTGATGGTGCGTTAAGCGCCATGAAAAAAGCGGCCATCCTGATCGATCAGGGAGACATCCCCGGTAAAGGACAGGCGTTGTCAAAAGCCATCAACATTATCACCAACGGCTTACGCGCCGGGTTAAACCACGACGTCGGTGGTGACCTTGCGTCAAACCTCGACAGTCTTTATGACTATATGACACGGCGTCTTCTCCAGGCCAATCTGCACAATGATCTTGCTGCCATTGATGAGGTCACGAACCTGCTGACCAATATTGCAGATGCCTGGAAGGAGATAGGCCCTAATAATCAAAATGCGCGGGACACCTACTAATGGATGCCGATTTCGGGTTGCTCCAACACTATCAGCAGCTGCTGCTGACCAGCAACATGATGCTTAACCTCGCTAAAGAGGGACGCTGGGATGAGCTTATCCAGCATGAGCTGAGCTATATCACCGCAGTAGAGAAGCTGACCCAGCTTCAGGATACCGCAGATACCGCCCCTACCGTCCAGGGGCGGCTCCGCCCGCTGTTAAAACAGATCCTCGATAACGAAGTTGAGCTTAAAACGCTGCTGCACCAGCGCATGGAAGAACTACGCACCTTAGTTGGGCAAACGTCCCGCCAACAGAACCTGAACTCAACCTATGGACGTCTCTCTGGTAATATCCTTTTCCCAAGCGAGTTATGAACGTTACTGCCTCCAGGCGGGTGATATTTTTTAACGCCCTCACCCGCTTCGTTTACTGATTTTCATCCATACTTCAAGTTCCTAACTCTGGAGCATGGTCGATGAAAAACCCCACCCTATTGCAATGCTTTCACTGGTACTATCCGGATGGCGGTAAACTCTGGCCGGAAGTGGCTGAGCGTGCAGCTGGTTTTAATGATATTGGCATTAACATGGTCTGGCTGCCCCCCGCTTATAAAGCGGCGACGGGAGGATACTCGGTCGGGTATGACACCTACGATCTCTTCGACCTGGGCGAGTTTGATCAAAAAGGTACCGTTGCGACCAAATACGGCGATAAAGCCCAGCTGCTGGCGGCTATCGGCGCGCTGAAAGAGAACGGCATCGCCGTCCTGCTCGACGTGGTGGTCAACCATAAGATGGGGGCCGATGAAAAAGAGGCAATCTGTGTTAATCGGGTAAACGAACACGACCGCAACCAGATCGATGACGAAGAGATCGCGTGCGAGGCCTGGACGCGCTACACCTTCCCCGCCCGTGAGGGAAAATATTCGAAGTTTATCTGGGACCACAAGTGCTTTAGCGGCGTCG
Above is a genomic segment from Enterobacter sp. C2 containing:
- a CDS encoding flagellin, with amino-acid sequence MAVINTNTLSLTTQNNLTKSQSSLGTSIERLSSGLRINSAKDDAAGQAIANRFTSNINGLTVAARNANDGISLAQTAEGALGEINNNLQRIRDLTVQAQNSSNSASDVDSIQAEVNERMKEIDRVTKQTDFNGIKVLNTASGTSTYNFQVGSKDAETIGIKISSSDSFNLAAAGSSGTTLNTKTMASGDTVNSNVRTTEAVGFDVLKGKVTGGASGAASGSTPLADVDAAIKAVDSQRSLLGASQNRFESTITNLNNTVSNLTSARSRIQDSDYATEVSNMSRAQILQQAGSSVLAQANQVPQTMLSLLR
- the fliD gene encoding flagellar filament capping protein FliD, translating into MATVSSLGAGTSMSSSLSTLYDGLEASEQTRLTPITQQQTSYKAKLTAWGVVQTALTKLQTAADALKNTSAIASAKVSSTNTAFSAKLANSATAGTYSVEVSQLAASQSLLSPKASSKDTDLGDSSMSSRTITITQPGQKDPMTVTLASDKTSLADVRDAINAKQGSVTASIIKADDNSYYLSLTSRDSGTTNAMTISTDDSELAKYISYDATDSSKSAMTQQVEAKDAIVKINNISITRSSNTITDAPEGVTLSLTKTNVGSPETLSVVKDNEPMTTAIQAYVDAYNSLQTTINNQTKYTAVDQGSNSQSTSNGDLLGDGTLRNIQTRLRSQLSTNQGNGAISTLSQMGITQDLNGKLTVDSTKLTKALNESPTDVLNFLSGDGKTTGFATQSSSLLKDILGNDGSLKNATDGINKSLKQLSEKYDQVNTQITATMARYKAQFTSLSTLISSLDSTGSYLTQQFNAMNS
- the fliS gene encoding flagellar export chaperone FliS is translated as MYTKSGIQAYAQVGVESAVLSASPHQLVVLLFDGALSAMKKAAILIDQGDIPGKGQALSKAINIITNGLRAGLNHDVGGDLASNLDSLYDYMTRRLLQANLHNDLAAIDEVTNLLTNIADAWKEIGPNNQNARDTY
- the fliT gene encoding flagella biosynthesis regulatory protein FliT → MDADFGLLQHYQQLLLTSNMMLNLAKEGRWDELIQHELSYITAVEKLTQLQDTADTAPTVQGRLRPLLKQILDNEVELKTLLHQRMEELRTLVGQTSRQQNLNSTYGRLSGNILFPSEL